The proteins below are encoded in one region of Salvelinus fontinalis isolate EN_2023a chromosome 10, ASM2944872v1, whole genome shotgun sequence:
- the LOC129863404 gene encoding coiled-coil domain-containing protein 82-like — translation MESLYKRQVFATMRKNKAEVKKKRAQIGLPSSILDDSDEESCASTTSISASDSESEYQNSDSGSESTPASGEQSEGSSSSEGRSRPRRKRVLADSSSDSDSDVGTKPKRRVVPKKRIKQQSQDSDSEDQSAAQNAKQFAEAKETAAKRKQRQSQLLALSKKMKSRVPKRRGTLEIQDSGEEEKGKEAKDASGDEDDDHNDDAPELLVGSSEEEAADDSDSQKDFIVEDKKKTGDKESLSDEKAVSLPRQFITGSQLNHFQVVVKALMINVLDETFLKSLYGGDRTKRYAQEMMASLFHFDERMILPRLENLKQRSCWTDRYKERVECYPKVQLMKLGLHGSVCEACKLQRQCSFSVSLSGQLYDLNSLQEDQLMPSDTQAFSVCSVCASRTEVYHALKHFKYHLFQHCRTVMEEEKNAEEEPVKETVKRVFTKLEESGWISEEYEKFQDHLNEADYFQEEKLD, via the exons ATGGAAAGCCTGTACAAGCGTCAAGTGTTCGCGACGATGCGAAAAAATAAAGCTGAAGTAAAGAAGAAAAGGGCTCAAATCGGTCTGCCGTCGTCTATCCTTGATGACAGTGACGAGGAGTCATGCGCGAGCACGACCAGCATCAGCGCCTCAGACTCAGAGAGTGAGTATCAGAATTCGGACAGCGGGAGCGAAAGTACACCTGCCAGCGGAGAACAGAGTGAAGGTAGTAGCTCCAGCGAAGGTAGATCCCGTCCTCGTCGGAAGCGCGTCCTCGCTGACAGCTCCAGCGACTCTGACAGCGACGTAGGAACCAAACCCAAACGGAGAGTCGTTCCCAAAAAACGCATTAAACAGCAAAGTCAAGATTCTGATTCGGAGGACCAGAGTGCTGCACAAAATGCCAAACAATTTGCTGAAGCCAAAGAGACCGCAGCTAAACGAAAGCAACGCCAGTCTCAACTCCTGGCATTATCCAAGAAGATGAAGTCCCGCGTCCCGAAACGCAGGGGCACGTTGGAG ATTCAGGATTCGGGTGAAGAAGAGAAAGGTAAAGAAGCGAAAGATGCTAgtggtgatgaggatgatgacCACAATGATGATGCCCCTGAATTATTGGTGGGCAGTAGTGAAGAAGAGGCGGCAGATGACAGCGACAGTCAGAAGGACTTCATAGTTGAGGATAAGAAAAAGACAGGGGACAAGGAGTCGTTGTCAGATGAAAAGGCTGTTTCTCTTCCACGCCAGT TCATCACTGGGTCTCAGCTCAATCACTTTCAAGTGGTCGTCAAAGCCCTTATGATCAACGTCCTGGATGAAACCTTTCTCAAGTCTCTTTATG GCGGTGATCGGACAAAGCGATATGCTCAGGAGATGATGGCGTCACTGTTCCACTTTGATGAGCGGATGATCCTCCCTCGCCTGGAGAACCTAAAACAGAGGAGCTGCTGGACTGACCGGTACAAG GAGCGGGTGGAGTGTTACCCCAAGGTCCAGCTGATGAAGTTAGGATTGCATGGGAGTGTTTGTGAGGCATGCAAGCTCCAGCGACAGTGCAGTTTCAGTGTGAGTCTCTCGGGGCAACTGTATGACCTCAACAGCCTCCAAGAGGACCAACTCATGCCCAGTGACACACAG GCTTTCAGTGTGTGCTCTGTTTGTGCCAGCCGAACAGAGGTGTATCATGCTCTGAAACACTTCAAGTACCACTTGTTTCAACACTGCCGGACAGTGATGGAGGAGGAAAAGAATGCCGAGGAGGAGCCGGTGAAGGAAACTGTGAAAAGGGTGTTCACAAAACTGGAGGAGAGTGGCTGGATCTCAGAG GAATATGAGAAGTTCCAGGACCATCTCAATGAGGCAGACTACTTCCAGGAGGAGAAGCTAGACTGA
- the poglut3 gene encoding protein O-glucosyltransferase 3: protein MTRKDNLLNPIRILFPLVCIVLILSTCCSDFPCCQASEVGPEKCLVWGPGLDPKVVLPVRYFIIQAVNSAGKNFSLSPGKDSFRVNIVSLSQKEHVRIHVPLPLDRGDGSFLMRYRLYGSILKGLKVEVLYRDSHVAKSPYTLQGPVYHEYCDCPEHDVPTWQSIMQCPAEEPQIQRDFNAFPSIDLQRLLQEVPRRFSNRGGLIHYAVINNQVYRRSLGKYTDFKMFSDEMLLSLARKVRLPDVEFYINVGDWPMETRKADDDPGPVPIISWCGSTDTRDIILPTYDITHSTLETMRGVSNDLLSVQGNTGPPWSNKTEQAFFRGRDSREERLHLVTLSKKNPELLDAGITGWFFFREREKDLGKANLVGFFDFFKYKYQVNVDGTVAAYRFPYLMLGNSLVLKQISPYYEHFYTHLKPGTHYIPVKRSLSDLIQKIEWAKENDAEAQAIAKAGQAIVRELVQPNRLYCYYYSVLQMYSERQTSRPTQHPDMELVPQPSDQSALCSCQREPQIDDPRRKKDEL from the exons ATGACGCGTAAAGATAATCTACTCAACCCTATACGGATTTTATTTCCGTTAGTTTGTATAGTTTTAATATTATCCACATGTTGTAGTGACTTTCCGTGTTGTCAAGCTAGTGAAGTCGGTCCTGAAAAATGTCTTGTTTGGGGTCCAGGGCTCGACCCAAAAGTCGTTTTGCCCGTCCGATACTTCATCATCCAGGCTGTCAACTCAGCTGGGAaaaatttctccctctctccag GTAAAGACTCATTCAGAGTGAATATTGTCTCACTCTCACAGAAGGAGCATGTCCGCATCCACGTCCCCCTCCCCCTGGACAGAGGAGATGGTTCTTTTCTGATGAGGTACCGTCTATATGGCAGTATCCTCAAGGGACTGAAGGTCGAAGTACTCTACAGAGACAGTCACGTTGCAAAGTCACCTTACACCCTACAAG GCCCAGTCTATCATGAGTACTGTGACTGCCCAGAGCATGATGTTCCCACCTGGCAGAGCATTATGCAGTGTCCTGCTGAGGAACCCCAGATCCAGAGGGACTTCAATGCCTTCCCCTCCATTGACCTGCAGCGCCTCCTACAGGAAGTTCCCCGCCGGTTCTCCAACAGAGGAGGTCTCATTCACTATGCTGTCATCAACAACCAGGTGTACCGTCGCTCGCTGGGAAAATACACTGACTTCAAGATGTTCTCTGATGAGATGTTACTATCCCTAGCCAGGAAG GTGAGGCTACCTGATGTGGAATTTTACATCAATGTGGGAGACTGGCCAATGGAAACAAGGAAAGCAGATGACGATCCTGGGCCTGTTCCAATCATCTCCTGGTGTGGCTCCACAGACACCCGAGACATCATCCTGCCCACCTACGACATCACTCACTCAACCCTGGAGACCATGAGGGGCGTTTCCAATGACCTACTGTCAGTCCAAGGCAACACAG GTCCCCCTTGGTCCAACAAAACGGAACAGGCCTTCTTCCGTGGCCGGGACAGTCGTGAAGAGCGCCTTCACCTAGTCACTCTGTCCAAGAAAAACCCAGAGCTGCTAGACGCCGGGATCACTGGCTGGTTCTTTTTCAGGGAAAGGGAGAAGGATCTGGGGAAAGCAAATCTTGTTGGATTCTTTGACTTCTTCAAG TATAAGTATCAGGTGAACGTGGATGGCACAGTGGCAGCTTACAGGTTCCCTTACCTAATGCTGGGGAACAGTTTGGTGCTGAAGCAGATCTCACCATATTATGAGCATTTCTACACCCATCTGAAGCCAGGCACCCACTACATCCCTGTGAAGAGGAGTCTCTCTGACCTCATCCAAAAGATTGAGTGGGCTAAG GAGAATGATGCTGAAGCACAGGCTATCGCTAAAGCAGGCCAGGCAATCGTAAGAGAGCTGGTACAACCGAACAGACTGTACTGTTACTATTATAGTGTGCTACAG ATGTACTCTGAGCGTCAGACAAGCCGGCCGACACAACATCCAGATATGGAGCTGGTGCCCCAGCCTTCAGACCAGAGTGCCCTTTGCAGCTGTCAGCGAGAGCCTCAAATAGATGATCCCAGACGGAAAAAGGATGAACTCTGA